The Enterococcus rotai genome includes a window with the following:
- a CDS encoding branched-chain amino acid ABC transporter permease, translating into MEVVIQQLVNGLFLGSIYALLALGYTMVYGIIKLINFAHGEIYMLGGFMGYFFINKLSLGFFPALILSMVGAAVIGVVIEFLAYRPLRKSTRIAALITAIGVSFLLQNGMIYWLGPEKKSFPQAIEFKNYQLGFIQISNIQVLILVISLVLMIALQLIVKKTKMGKAMRAVSVDADAAQLMGINVNRTISFTFALGSALAAAAGMLIGLYYNSIDPMMGVVPGLKSFVAAVLGGIGIIPGAALGGFVIGLLETITIALGFSDYKDAVVYALLIIILLIRPAGILGKNIKEKV; encoded by the coding sequence ATGGAAGTAGTTATCCAACAACTAGTCAATGGACTTTTTCTAGGTAGTATTTATGCGCTATTGGCATTAGGGTACACAATGGTGTACGGAATCATCAAATTGATCAACTTTGCCCATGGAGAAATCTATATGTTAGGTGGATTTATGGGGTATTTCTTTATTAATAAATTAAGTTTAGGGTTCTTCCCAGCCTTGATTTTATCAATGGTAGGAGCTGCCGTGATCGGTGTTGTCATCGAGTTTTTAGCCTACCGACCACTAAGGAAATCAACAAGGATCGCTGCACTTATTACAGCAATCGGTGTGTCATTTTTATTACAAAACGGCATGATTTATTGGTTAGGACCAGAAAAGAAATCATTTCCTCAAGCAATTGAATTTAAAAATTATCAACTAGGGTTTATCCAAATTTCAAATATTCAAGTTCTTATTTTAGTTATCTCCCTAGTGTTGATGATTGCCTTACAATTAATCGTCAAAAAAACAAAGATGGGAAAAGCAATGCGAGCAGTTTCAGTGGATGCGGATGCAGCACAATTGATGGGGATCAATGTCAATCGCACAATTTCATTTACATTTGCTTTAGGTTCAGCGTTAGCAGCAGCGGCAGGCATGCTGATAGGCTTGTATTATAATTCTATCGATCCAATGATGGGGGTTGTTCCAGGCCTTAAATCATTTGTTGCCGCAGTGTTAGGTGGGATTGGAATCATCCCTGGTGCAGCACTTGGTGGCTTTGTGATTGGTTTGTTAGAAACAATTACGATTGCACTTGGTTTTTCAGATTATAAAGATGCGGTGGTATACGCATTGTTAATCATCATATTATTGATTCGTCCTGCTGGTATCCTCGGCAAGAACATCAAAGAGAAAGTGTAG
- a CDS encoding TetR/AcrR family transcriptional regulator, giving the protein MSKKTDLRVKRTHKMIIEAFFHLVEEKGYDCITIQDIADEAMINRATFYAHFKDKQDLYEQIFDFAINAFTSVIDTEQIIVSNRIKVKQIEFLLTHIYINIQKNKKFFLTIMDGSSNELLRKKLADIIYEKYADIFSKLKITENDIEVPIDFIIEYMTSIFIGTLHWWITSDTDMSPNHLARLVIKLVGNGHLTVLGLEIDK; this is encoded by the coding sequence ATGTCAAAGAAAACTGACCTCCGAGTAAAACGAACACACAAAATGATTATCGAAGCTTTCTTTCACTTAGTCGAGGAAAAAGGATATGACTGTATAACGATTCAAGACATCGCCGACGAAGCAATGATCAATCGTGCGACTTTCTATGCTCACTTCAAAGACAAACAAGACCTTTATGAACAAATTTTTGATTTTGCAATCAATGCTTTCACTTCTGTTATTGATACGGAGCAGATCATCGTCAGCAATCGCATCAAAGTAAAACAGATAGAATTCTTACTCACCCACATTTATATTAATATTCAAAAAAACAAAAAATTTTTTTTGACGATCATGGATGGAAGTTCAAATGAATTGTTACGCAAGAAGTTAGCAGATATCATTTATGAAAAATATGCGGATATCTTTTCTAAGTTGAAAATTACGGAGAATGATATTGAAGTACCGATTGATTTTATCATTGAATATATGACTTCTATCTTCATTGGTACCCTACATTGGTGGATCACAAGTGACACAGACATGTCGCCAAACCATCTGGCTAGACTTGTTATTAAACTGGTTGGAAACGGTCACCTGACCGTTCTGGGCCTAGAAATCGATAAATAA
- a CDS encoding class D sortase produces MPLLFMFFGYLIIYIIGAPVINFATSAVELISLNDAPDFEQKGTNLFEQRNATKEQTTSGKVTDKSVDQTTEQTTDLVDQESKAAANGNEVTKTGDLASSSMIYPVGGDQFGEVVIDKVGINEPLYYGDSEEILRLGAGQYIGSMIPGDLGATLIGGHNLPSFGKIYYLEPGDQVEVHTHYGDYTYQVTEVKVANYKDSAINTKLGDRSKRSLILYTCYPLDAIGLTPERVFVSADYVSGPIIDEKS; encoded by the coding sequence ATGCCTCTTCTCTTTATGTTTTTTGGCTATCTCATTATTTACATAATTGGCGCACCTGTCATTAATTTTGCTACTTCAGCAGTCGAATTGATTTCACTGAATGATGCTCCGGATTTTGAACAAAAAGGGACGAACCTTTTTGAACAAAGAAATGCAACAAAAGAGCAAACAACATCAGGAAAAGTAACCGATAAATCAGTAGATCAAACCACTGAGCAGACAACGGACCTCGTTGATCAAGAGTCAAAAGCAGCTGCGAATGGAAACGAAGTGACTAAAACGGGCGATTTAGCTTCTTCAAGTATGATCTATCCAGTAGGAGGAGATCAATTTGGTGAAGTAGTGATCGATAAAGTTGGAATTAATGAGCCATTATATTACGGAGATAGCGAAGAAATCTTGCGTTTAGGCGCAGGACAGTACATCGGCAGTATGATTCCAGGAGATCTTGGAGCGACGTTGATCGGCGGGCATAATCTGCCTTCTTTTGGGAAAATCTATTACTTAGAACCTGGTGATCAAGTCGAGGTCCATACTCATTATGGCGATTATACGTATCAAGTGACAGAAGTAAAGGTTGCGAATTATAAAGACTCAGCAATCAATACAAAGTTAGGCGACCGTTCAAAAAGATCACTGATTCTTTATACTTGTTATCCATTAGATGCGATTGGTTTAACACCAGAACGTGTTTTTGTTTCTGCAGACTATGTATCTGGACCAATCATTGATGAGAAGTCATAA
- a CDS encoding CBS domain-containing protein: MSVSDFMTKNLVVAQPEMKIFDAVDLMKKNNIHRLPVVKNERIIGLITEGTIQSAMPSKATSLSVYEVNYLLNKTTVADIMVKEVQTIEPAASLEDGIFKMRQNNIGVLPVVDGNEMLVGIITNNDIFDAFLKITGYNDGGTRVQLRIPEDHKGILADISKLLADNDFSILTVVVNRKELETVIELQIESRETNQIEKILKEANYDVFEAVFMSKKV; the protein is encoded by the coding sequence ATGAGTGTAAGTGATTTTATGACAAAAAATTTAGTCGTTGCTCAACCGGAAATGAAGATTTTTGATGCAGTAGATTTGATGAAAAAAAACAATATTCATCGTTTACCCGTAGTTAAAAATGAGCGCATAATTGGATTGATCACAGAAGGCACGATTCAATCTGCAATGCCGTCAAAAGCTACTAGCTTAAGCGTTTATGAAGTAAATTATCTACTTAACAAGACGACAGTAGCAGATATCATGGTAAAAGAGGTTCAAACCATTGAACCCGCCGCTTCTTTAGAAGATGGTATTTTTAAAATGCGTCAAAATAATATTGGTGTATTGCCTGTTGTAGACGGAAATGAGATGCTAGTCGGAATTATTACAAATAACGATATTTTCGATGCATTCTTAAAAATCACAGGCTACAACGATGGTGGGACGCGTGTTCAACTGCGCATTCCAGAAGACCACAAAGGCATTTTAGCGGATATCTCAAAGTTGCTAGCCGATAATGATTTTAGCATTTTGACGGTTGTCGTAAATCGTAAAGAGTTAGAAACCGTTATTGAGTTACAAATCGAAAGTCGTGAGACTAATCAAATTGAAAAAATTTTAAAAGAAGCTAATTATGATGTTTTTGAAGCAGTATTTATGTCAAAAAAAGTATAA
- a CDS encoding ABC transporter ATP-binding protein gives MLTIENLSVHYGVIQAVRDVSFNVKQGEIVSLIGANGAGKTTILRTISGLNRPSNGTITFEGQLIQKMLPQKIVASGLCQVPEGRHVFAGLTVQENLEMGAFLRKDGELKQDYEMIFERFPILKERKNQDAATLSGGEQQMLAMGRALMSKPRLLLLDEPSMGLAPIFIQEIFNIIKEINKQGTTVLLIEQNAKMALSIADRGYVLETGEVVLSGPGKELLESEEVKKAYLGG, from the coding sequence ATGTTAACAATCGAAAATTTATCCGTTCATTATGGCGTAATCCAAGCTGTTCGTGACGTTAGTTTTAATGTAAAACAAGGTGAAATCGTATCATTGATCGGTGCCAATGGGGCTGGGAAAACGACGATTTTAAGGACGATTTCCGGATTGAATCGACCCTCAAATGGGACGATCACTTTTGAAGGGCAACTGATCCAAAAAATGCTTCCACAAAAAATTGTTGCCTCAGGATTGTGTCAAGTTCCGGAAGGTCGCCATGTTTTTGCTGGATTAACAGTTCAGGAAAATTTAGAAATGGGTGCCTTTTTGAGAAAAGATGGCGAGCTAAAGCAAGATTATGAGATGATTTTTGAACGATTTCCTATTTTGAAAGAACGGAAGAATCAAGATGCTGCTACTTTATCAGGTGGAGAACAACAAATGTTGGCTATGGGACGAGCGCTGATGTCCAAACCAAGATTATTGCTATTGGATGAACCATCGATGGGCTTAGCCCCCATTTTTATTCAAGAAATTTTTAATATCATAAAAGAAATCAATAAACAAGGAACAACCGTTTTACTAATTGAACAAAATGCTAAAATGGCACTTTCCATTGCAGATCGAGGCTATGTTTTAGAAACGGGCGAAGTTGTTTTAAGCGGTCCAGGAAAAGAGCTTCTTGAAAGTGAAGAAGTTAAAAAAGCCTATCTAGGAGGATAA
- a CDS encoding ABC transporter substrate-binding protein has translation MKKFSFLFASLFLLAACGPTAGGGASGGGNKVEGDTIKIGMNMELSGDVSAYGNAEKEGITLAVEEINEAGGVLGKKLELIEKDNKSENGEATSVAANLTAKDKVVAVVGPATSGATKATIPNMTKAAVPVITPSGTDDSITVVNDKVQEYIFRACFQDTFQGVILANFAQDNLKAKNVVIIGDNSSDYAIGLTKSFKDTFKGKIAKEETFTAGDKDFQAILTKIKDLDYDAIYIPGYYAEAGLIIKQAREMGIDKPILGADGFGDEKLVEIAGAKNVSEVYYTGHFSEKAPATDKVTPFVDAFKKKYDKQPSAFNALGYDSVYMLKQAMEDKDSADSKDITAGLASLKDFVGVTGKMTMDKDHNPEKSAVVLGLTEGKETSADAVNP, from the coding sequence ATGAAAAAATTTAGCTTTTTATTTGCTAGTCTATTTTTACTAGCAGCATGTGGTCCAACAGCTGGCGGAGGCGCAAGCGGGGGTGGAAATAAGGTTGAAGGCGATACAATCAAAATTGGCATGAACATGGAACTTTCTGGAGATGTTTCGGCGTATGGGAACGCTGAAAAAGAAGGAATCACATTAGCGGTTGAAGAAATCAACGAAGCCGGTGGCGTGTTAGGGAAAAAATTAGAATTGATCGAAAAAGACAACAAATCAGAAAATGGCGAAGCAACATCAGTCGCAGCCAACTTAACGGCAAAAGATAAAGTCGTTGCAGTAGTGGGTCCAGCAACATCTGGTGCAACAAAAGCAACGATTCCAAATATGACGAAAGCAGCAGTTCCAGTTATTACGCCTTCAGGGACGGATGACAGTATCACTGTTGTAAACGATAAAGTGCAAGAATATATTTTCAGAGCGTGTTTCCAAGATACCTTCCAAGGGGTTATCTTAGCAAACTTTGCCCAAGATAATTTGAAAGCGAAAAACGTTGTGATCATTGGTGATAACTCAAGTGACTACGCTATTGGACTCACAAAATCATTCAAAGATACATTCAAAGGCAAGATTGCCAAAGAAGAGACCTTTACAGCAGGAGACAAAGATTTCCAAGCCATCTTAACAAAAATCAAAGACCTTGATTACGATGCAATCTACATTCCAGGCTACTATGCAGAAGCTGGCTTGATCATCAAACAAGCGCGTGAAATGGGCATCGACAAACCAATTCTTGGAGCGGATGGATTTGGTGATGAAAAATTAGTTGAAATCGCTGGTGCGAAAAATGTATCTGAAGTTTATTACACAGGTCATTTCTCAGAAAAAGCGCCTGCAACAGACAAAGTAACACCATTTGTAGATGCATTCAAGAAAAAATATGACAAACAACCATCTGCTTTCAACGCTTTAGGCTATGACTCAGTTTACATGTTGAAACAAGCAATGGAAGATAAAGATTCAGCAGATTCAAAAGACATTACAGCAGGTTTGGCTTCATTAAAAGACTTTGTTGGTGTAACAGGAAAAATGACGATGGATAAAGATCACAATCCTGAAAAATCTGCGGTTGTACTAGGCTTAACAGAAGGAAAAGAAACATCTGCGGATGCTGTAAATCCTTAA
- a CDS encoding DUF2969 domain-containing protein produces MSKKNKDIEVKIEETEKKINGETITVSTLTIGKKEIGQVLAQEAKKFAVVIDGRNEATVKTLDEAIEYVIRQWNLND; encoded by the coding sequence ATGTCAAAGAAAAATAAAGATATAGAAGTAAAAATTGAAGAAACTGAAAAAAAAATCAATGGTGAGACAATTACAGTGAGTACTTTAACGATTGGCAAAAAAGAAATCGGTCAAGTTCTTGCACAAGAAGCAAAAAAATTTGCGGTTGTGATCGATGGACGCAATGAAGCGACTGTGAAAACGCTTGATGAAGCGATCGAATACGTGATTCGCCAATGGAATTTAAACGACTAA
- a CDS encoding ABC transporter ATP-binding protein, which yields MPLLNVKNLTKNFGGLAAVSNVNLSLETNELIGLIGPNGAGKTTLFNLLTGVYEPSEGTVTLDVLGKEHVLNGMKPYHIADMGLSRTFQNIRLFKDLTVMDNVLIAMNSKNKEGILSSILRLPSFYKKEAEMEKKVLELLAIFGLEDKVQTLAKNLPYGEQRRLEIVRALATQPKVLFLDEPAAGMNPQETADLTELIRKIQKEFQITIVLIEHDMSLVMEVCQRIYVLEYGRIIAEGEPETIKNDPRVIEAYLGGEL from the coding sequence ATGCCTCTATTGAACGTTAAGAACTTAACAAAAAATTTCGGAGGGCTAGCTGCCGTTTCAAATGTCAATCTTTCTTTAGAAACCAATGAATTGATTGGCTTGATCGGTCCTAATGGTGCTGGTAAAACAACGTTGTTTAATCTTTTGACCGGTGTTTATGAACCAAGTGAAGGGACCGTGACGTTAGACGTTTTAGGGAAAGAACATGTCTTAAACGGAATGAAACCCTATCATATTGCCGATATGGGCTTAAGCAGAACCTTCCAAAATATTCGTTTATTTAAAGATTTGACGGTTATGGATAATGTGTTGATCGCAATGAATAGTAAAAATAAAGAAGGCATCCTATCAAGTATTTTACGTTTGCCAAGTTTTTATAAAAAAGAAGCAGAAATGGAAAAGAAAGTACTAGAGCTGTTAGCAATTTTTGGCTTAGAGGATAAAGTTCAAACTCTAGCAAAAAATCTTCCTTATGGGGAACAAAGGCGTTTAGAAATTGTGCGTGCGTTAGCAACACAGCCTAAAGTATTATTTTTAGATGAACCGGCAGCTGGAATGAATCCACAAGAAACGGCGGATTTAACCGAACTAATCAGGAAAATCCAAAAAGAATTTCAAATAACAATTGTGTTGATCGAGCATGATATGAGTTTAGTCATGGAAGTTTGTCAAAGAATTTATGTGTTAGAATACGGCAGAATCATTGCTGAAGGGGAACCGGAAACAATCAAAAACGATCCTCGTGTAATCGAAGCATATCTTGGGGGGGAACTATAA
- a CDS encoding branched-chain amino acid ABC transporter permease: MKKNLKYNFVWLLLAALAYAFIYVLYVTGVITPFTEYTLITIGINIMLALGLNLIIGFSGQFSLGHAGFMAIGAYSAAIMSVKYPTMGGFFSGILLGIFLSGIVALLVGIPTLRLKGDYLAIATLGISEIIRIIIINMKDITNGPAGIFGIPPMVNWSMVFGFVVIVTLIIVNFIHSGPGRATMAIREDEIAAESMGVNTTKYKVVAFIIGAVTASVAGAIYSSYVQTIAPKDFGFMKSIDILIIVVFGGIGSVTGTFIAAIVLGILNMFLQDAGALRMIIYALALIIIMIFKPGGLLGTWEFSVKKIFKKKEDKTNASIER; encoded by the coding sequence ATGAAAAAGAATTTGAAATATAACTTCGTTTGGCTTTTACTTGCCGCATTAGCGTATGCTTTTATCTATGTATTATATGTTACAGGTGTTATTACACCATTCACTGAATATACCTTGATTACGATTGGAATCAATATTATGTTGGCGTTAGGATTGAATTTGATTATTGGTTTTTCAGGTCAGTTTTCTTTAGGGCATGCTGGTTTTATGGCAATCGGGGCTTATAGTGCAGCGATCATGTCCGTTAAGTATCCTACAATGGGTGGTTTTTTTAGTGGGATTTTACTAGGAATCTTTTTATCTGGGATCGTGGCATTATTAGTTGGGATTCCAACATTGAGATTAAAAGGCGATTACTTAGCGATTGCAACTTTAGGAATTTCTGAGATTATTCGAATCATTATTATTAACATGAAAGATATCACGAATGGCCCTGCTGGAATCTTTGGTATTCCCCCAATGGTCAATTGGTCGATGGTTTTTGGATTTGTGGTTATTGTGACCTTGATTATTGTTAATTTTATTCACAGTGGACCAGGACGCGCAACAATGGCAATCAGAGAAGATGAGATTGCGGCTGAATCAATGGGCGTTAATACGACTAAATATAAAGTAGTGGCGTTTATTATCGGTGCGGTTACAGCTAGTGTGGCAGGTGCTATTTATTCAAGTTATGTTCAAACGATTGCACCAAAAGATTTTGGCTTTATGAAGTCAATTGATATTCTGATCATCGTGGTTTTTGGTGGTATCGGTAGTGTGACAGGTACCTTTATTGCAGCCATTGTACTAGGAATTTTGAATATGTTTTTACAAGATGCAGGTGCATTAAGAATGATCATTTATGCATTGGCCTTGATCATTATCATGATTTTTAAACCAGGTGGATTACTTGGAACCTGGGAATTTTCAGTAAAAAAAATCTTCAAGAAAAAGGAGGATAAAACAAATGCCTCTATTGAACGTTAA